The window TGCCAGTCAATTAATTGATTTGAACTCAGGCAATAAAGAGCGCGGCATTTGCGCGATTCCATACACGCGTTTGCGTGACGATAAAATCGTTTATTTCCCAGTCAACCTGATTGGCAACTTGTATGTAAGTAACGGTATGAGTGCTGGCAATACACTGATGGAAGCGCGCACACAAGCGCTTGCAGAGATTTTTGAACGCGATATTAAATATAAAATCATACGCGAAGGCATTTGCTTACCTGATGTGCCAGAAGCTGTGATTAATCGCTTTCCACGCATTGCTGCGGGCATTAAAGGTTTACGTGATGCAGGTTACGGTATATTAGTTAAAGATGCTTCCTTGGGCGGTCAGTACCCAGTAATGAACGTCACATTGCTGCACCCTGAAGATCAAGGTTGTTTTGCCAGCTTCGGGGCACATCCGCGCTTTGAAGTGGCGCTAGAACGTGCATTGACTGAGTTACTTCAAGGTCGTGCGCTCGGCAGCTTAAAAGGCTTTGTCGCGCCAGGCTTTGACATGGAAGAGATTGCCGATTCGCAAAACTTAGAAATCCATTTTGTGGATTCTAGCGGTGTGATTAGCTGGGATTTCTTACGCAGCACGCCAGATTATGAATTTGTCGATTGGAACTTCGGCACGACAACAGAAGAAGATTACAACTGGTGCGTCAACACTATCCACAATAGTGGACATGATATGTATATTGCCGACTTTATGCACTTAGGCGTCTACGCTTGCCGTATCTTTGTGCCAGGCATGAGTGAAATCTATCCTGTAGAAGAATTGGAATGGGAAAACAATACGGTTGGCAATTTAGTGCGCCCTTTTGCTTTGCGACTACAAGATTTACAACAAGAAGAGTCAGCCGAGCTACTTGAAACTTTACTGGATTTAGATTTAGCCGATGAATTACCAGTCACCACCTTGATAGGTCTATGCGCCGACGCTGGTACCACTTGGGTAGACTTGCGTGCAGGTGAGCTTAAAACGCTCGCAGCCTTAGCCGCAGGTGACATAGACAATATCTTAGATGGCTGCGCTTGGATTGCTCAATTTAACGAGCTTCCTCCAGCACGCGCCAAAGTTTATCGCTGCATTGCCAACTTAGTGCAGATTGAGGAAGAGCTTGAGAATGGCGATCCCGCCTTATTTGCCGCTAATCTGGCGCTTATGTATGGCAAAGACACCTTGGCTCAAGCCCAGCGCCTAGTGAATCAAGAGGAACAATATTTTGGTTTAGAGAATTTAGGGCCGAATATGGAAGCCAGCAAAATGCACCAACAGTTATTAGCTGCATATCGCAAAGTATGGAAACAACTTAATTAAACTTTAAGATGTTTTTGCAATCTCGCTATAGATTGCATCCAAAAGCACATATGTTGCGTAATGCTTCATATGATAGTTAATTTGATTAAATACCATGGTTGAACTCATGTACGTGACACCTACGCATCTGCACGACCTCTCGCCGCCTTCGGAAATGCTCGCGCTTATTGGCAGGATGGCGAAAAGAGATGAGTCGTCGCTTGAGGCTTTT is drawn from Methylotenera versatilis 301 and contains these coding sequences:
- the ycaO gene encoding 30S ribosomal protein S12 methylthiotransferase accessory factor YcaO, with the protein product MTVNSTTTETFIPSKDASLESSIRTLQGKLEALGIHVEEKSWLNEIEGIWSVHVIDRDCTRLFTNGKGASQLAARASALGEYFERLSTNYFWTHFYLGETIANKEFVHYPNEQWFPLNKGKSADKWPAGLLTPELQKFYNPEGTAVASQLIDLNSGNKERGICAIPYTRLRDDKIVYFPVNLIGNLYVSNGMSAGNTLMEARTQALAEIFERDIKYKIIREGICLPDVPEAVINRFPRIAAGIKGLRDAGYGILVKDASLGGQYPVMNVTLLHPEDQGCFASFGAHPRFEVALERALTELLQGRALGSLKGFVAPGFDMEEIADSQNLEIHFVDSSGVISWDFLRSTPDYEFVDWNFGTTTEEDYNWCVNTIHNSGHDMYIADFMHLGVYACRIFVPGMSEIYPVEELEWENNTVGNLVRPFALRLQDLQQEESAELLETLLDLDLADELPVTTLIGLCADAGTTWVDLRAGELKTLAALAAGDIDNILDGCAWIAQFNELPPARAKVYRCIANLVQIEEELENGDPALFAANLALMYGKDTLAQAQRLVNQEEQYFGLENLGPNMEASKMHQQLLAAYRKVWKQLN